One window from the genome of Streptomyces sp. NBC_01476 encodes:
- a CDS encoding Ig-like domain repeat protein — protein sequence MSKGITSQWRQLIRFRTFSRPRLTLLADPTVPVGSFPTSVAITPNGLSAYVTNEGDNTVSVIDTATDTVTTTIPVGSVPFWSAITPDGTTVYVTNSGDSTVSVISTATNTVTTTIPVGTVPLGIAITPDGATAYVTNSGDSTVSVIDTATNTVTTTIPVGAAPFGIAITPNGLSAYVTNSGDNTVSVINTTTNTVTTTIPVGTSPYGVAIAPDGATAYVADNGDNTVSVINTTTNAVTATIPAGTAPLGAAVATDGLHSYVTDNGDNTVSVIDTATNTVTTTIPVGTAPFGIAISPDGTTAYVANNTDNTVSITAAAPFPTTTTLTSAPDPSVVGETKTLTATVAADPPELGTPTGTVDFFDGATLLGTAPLVAGVATLTTSTLAVGTHSLTAVYSGDATFTGSTSPVDTQTVTQAATTTALTSAPDPSVAGEAKTLTATVTAVPPGVGTPTGTVDFFDGATLLGTATLAAGVATLTTSALTVGTHSLTAVYSGDADFTGSTSPVDTQTVTQAATTTALTSAPDPTVAGEAKTLTATVTAVPPGVGTPTGTVDFFDGATLLGTAALVAGVATLTTSTLAVGTHSLTAVYSGDTEFTGSTSPVDTQTVTQAATTTALTSAPDPSVAGEAKTLTATVAAVPPGTGTPTGTVDFFDGATLLGTGTLVAGVATLTTSALTVGTHSLTAVYSGDTEFTGSTSPVDTQTVTQAATTTALTSAPDPSVAGEAKTLTATVTAVPPGAGTPTGTVDFFDGATLLGTAPLVAGVATLTTSALTVGTHSLTAVYSGDADFTGSTSPVDTQTVTQAATTTALTSAPDPSVAGEPKTLTATVAAVPPGTGTPTGTVDFFDGATLLGTAPLVAGVATLTTSALAVGTHSLTAVYSGDMDFTGSTSPVDTQTVTQAATTTALTSAPDPTVAGEAKTLTATVAAVPPGVGTPTGTVDFFDGATLLGTGTLTAGVATLTTSTLAVGTHSLTAVYSGDTEFTGSTSPVDTQTVTQAATTTALASAPDPSVAGEAKTLTATVAAVPPGTGTPTGTVDFFDGATLLGTGTLVAGVATLTTSTLSVGTHSLTAVYSGDADFTGSTSPIDTQTVTQAATTTALTSAPDPSVTGEAKTLTATVTAVPPGTGTPTGTVDFFDGATLLGTATLTGGVATLTTTALAVGTHSLTAVYSGDTDFTGSTSPIDTQTVTQAATTTTLTSAPDPSVLGQTKTLTATVAAVPPGAGTPTGTVDFFDGATLLGTAPLVAGVATLTTSALAVGTHSLTAVYSGDANFTGSTSPVDTQTVTQAATTTALTSAPDPSVAGETKTLTATVTAVPPGTGTPTGTVDFFDGATLLGTATLAGGVATLTTSTLAIGTHSLTAVYSGDADFTGSTSPIDTQTVTQAATTTALTSAPDPSVTGEAKTLTATVTAVPPGTGTPTGTVDFFDGATLLGTAPLAAGVATLTTSALAVGTHSLTAVYSGDTDFTGSTSPIDTQTVTQAATTTTLTSAPDPSAVGQTKTLTATVTPTPPGAGTPTGTVDFFDGATLLGTATLTGGVATFTTSTLAIGTHSLTAVYSGDANFTGSTSPVDTQTVTQAATTTTLTSAPDPSAVGQTKTLTATVTPTPPGAGTPTGTVDFFDGATLLGTAPLVAGVATLTTSALAVGTHSLTAVYSGDTDFTGSTSPIDTQTVTQAATTTALTSAPDPSVAGEAKTLTATVTPTPPGTGTPTGTVDFFDGATLLGTATLTGGVATLTTSTLAIGTHSLTAVYSGDTDFTGSTSPIDTQTVTQAATTTALTSAPDPSVLGQTKTLTATVTPTPPGTGTPTGTVSFFDGATLLGTATLTGGIATLTTSTLTVGTHSLTAVYSGDANFTGSTSPIDTQTVTQAATTTALTSAPDPSAVGQAKTLTATVTATPPGAGTPTGTVDFFDGATFIGTGTLTGGVATFTTSTLAAGVHSLTAVYSGDADFTGSTSPVDTQTVTAAGSTTALTSAPDPSVFGQAKTLTATVTATPPGVGTPTGTVDFFDGATLLGTATLAGGVATLTTSTLTVGTHSLTAVYSGDGNFAGSTSPVDTQSVTKGATLTSVGASPDPSVFGQPKTLTATVTAVAPATGTPTGTVTFFVGGIPQAPVPLVGGTATLTTSTQPVGTRAVRATYNGSAAFNGSTSPTISTTVTKANTTSALTSAPDPSVFGQTKTLTATVTAVLPGAGTPAGSVSFFDGATLLGTATLSGGVATLTTTALTAGSHSLTAVYAGNVSFNGSTSPVDTQTVNPANSTTTLTSAPDPSVFGQTKTLTTTVAAVLPGSGTPTGTVSFFDGATLLGTATLSGGVATLTTTALTVGTHSLTAVYAGSAAFNGSTSPVDTQTVTSASSATVLTSAPDPSVIGQTKTLTATVTAVLPGSGTPTGTVSFFDGATLLGTSTLVGGVATLTTSTLTVGSHALTAVYAGSAAFNGSTSPVDTQSVTKGSTATAVSASPDPSVFGQPKTFTATVTSVAPATGTPTGTVTFFIGGIPQAPVPLVGGTATLTTSTQPVGTRTVRAAYNGDANYNGSTSPTINTTVTKAGTTSTLTSAPDPSVFGQTKTLTATVAAVPPGATTPAGTVSFFDGATLLGTATLSGGVATFAISTLAVGTHALTSVYAGNSGFNGSTSPVDTQTVM from the coding sequence ATGTCCAAAGGAATCACGTCTCAGTGGCGTCAACTGATCAGGTTCCGCACGTTCAGCCGTCCACGCCTCACGCTCCTGGCTGATCCGACCGTGCCGGTGGGCAGCTTCCCCACCTCGGTGGCGATCACCCCCAACGGCCTGTCCGCCTACGTCACCAACGAGGGCGACAACACCGTCAGCGTCATCGACACCGCGACCGACACCGTCACCACCACCATCCCCGTGGGATCCGTCCCGTTCTGGTCAGCCATCACCCCCGACGGCACCACCGTCTACGTCACCAACTCCGGCGACAGCACCGTCAGCGTCATCAGCACCGCGACCAACACCGTCACCACCACCATCCCCGTCGGCACCGTCCCCCTCGGCATCGCGATCACCCCCGACGGGGCCACCGCGTACGTCACCAACTCCGGCGACAGCACCGTCAGCGTCATCGACACCGCGACCAACACCGTCACCACGACGATCCCGGTCGGTGCCGCACCCTTCGGGATCGCGATCACCCCCAACGGCCTGTCCGCGTACGTCACCAACTCCGGCGACAACACCGTCAGCGTCATCAACACCACAACCAACACCGTCACCACCACCATCCCCGTCGGCACCTCACCGTACGGAGTGGCGATCGCCCCGGACGGGGCCACTGCTTACGTCGCGGACAACGGTGACAACACGGTCAGCGTCATCAACACCACGACCAACGCCGTCACCGCCACGATCCCGGCCGGCACCGCGCCCCTCGGCGCCGCCGTCGCAACCGACGGCCTGCACAGCTACGTCACCGACAACGGCGACAACACGGTGAGCGTCATCGACACCGCGACCAACACCGTCACCACGACGATCCCCGTCGGCACCGCGCCGTTCGGGATCGCGATCAGCCCTGACGGGACCACCGCCTACGTCGCCAACAACACGGACAACACCGTCAGTATCACCGCGGCCGCGCCGTTCCCCACGACCACGACGCTCACTTCCGCGCCTGACCCGTCCGTGGTCGGAGAAACCAAGACCCTCACCGCCACCGTTGCCGCGGACCCCCCGGAACTCGGTACGCCTACGGGGACGGTGGACTTCTTCGACGGCGCGACCCTGTTGGGTACGGCGCCTCTGGTCGCCGGGGTCGCGACCCTGACGACGTCCACTCTCGCGGTGGGGACCCACTCGCTGACCGCCGTGTATTCCGGTGATGCCACGTTCACCGGTTCGACGTCCCCGGTCGACACGCAGACGGTTACCCAGGCGGCCACCACGACCGCGCTCACGTCGGCGCCTGACCCATCCGTGGCAGGCGAGGCAAAGACCCTCACCGCGACCGTCACGGCAGTCCCGCCCGGTGTCGGCACCCCGACGGGGACGGTCGACTTCTTCGACGGAGCCACCCTCCTCGGCACCGCAACACTGGCCGCCGGCGTCGCAACACTCACCACTTCTGCCTTGACCGTAGGCACCCACTCCCTCACCGCCGTCTACAGCGGCGACGCGGACTTCACCGGATCCACCTCACCCGTGGACACGCAGACCGTCACCCAGGCGGCCACCACGACCGCACTCACCTCCGCACCTGACCCGACGGTGGCCGGAGAAGCCAAGACCCTCACCGCGACCGTCACGGCAGTCCCGCCCGGTGTCGGCACCCCCACCGGCACCGTGGACTTCTTCGACGGAGCCACCCTCCTCGGCACCGCGGCGCTCGTCGCCGGAGTCGCCACCCTCACGACGTCCACCCTCGCGGTCGGCACCCACTCCCTCACCGCCGTCTACTCCGGCGACACAGAGTTCACCGGATCCACCTCACCCGTGGACACGCAGACGGTCACCCAAGCCGCCACCACCACCGCACTCACCTCCGCACCCGACCCATCCGTGGCAGGCGAGGCCAAAACGCTGACCGCGACCGTCGCCGCAGTCCCGCCAGGAACCGGCACGCCGACCGGCACCGTGGACTTCTTCGACGGCGCGACATTGCTCGGCACCGGGACACTGGTCGCCGGCGTCGCCACCCTCACCACTTCTGCCTTGACCGTAGGCACCCACTCCCTCACCGCCGTCTACTCCGGCGACACAGAGTTCACCGGATCAACATCCCCCGTGGACACGCAGACGGTTACCCAAGCCGCCACCACCACAGCCCTGACCTCGGCACCCGACCCCTCCGTGGCAGGCGAGGCCAAAACGCTGACCGCGACCGTCACCGCCGTTCCACCGGGAGCCGGCACACCGACAGGAACGGTCGACTTCTTCGACGGAGCCACCCTCCTCGGCACGGCGCCTCTGGTCGCCGGCGTCGCTACGCTCACCACTTCTGCCTTGACCGTAGGCACGCACTCCCTGACCGCCGTGTACTCCGGTGACGCGGACTTCACCGGGTCAACGTCTCCCGTGGACACGCAGACCGTCACCCAGGCAGCCACCACGACCGCACTCACCTCCGCCCCAGACCCCTCCGTGGCAGGCGAGCCAAAGACCCTCACCGCGACCGTCGCCGCGGTCCCGCCAGGAACCGGCACCCCCACCGGCACCGTGGACTTCTTCGACGGAGCCACCCTCCTCGGCACCGCGCCCCTGGTCGCCGGCGTCGCCACCCTCACAACCTCGGCCCTCGCCGTGGGGACGCACTCCCTCACCGCCGTCTACTCCGGCGACATGGACTTCACCGGATCCACCTCACCCGTGGACACGCAGACGGTCACCCAGGCGGCCACCACGACCGCGCTCACATCGGCGCCTGACCCGACGGTGGCCGGAGAAGCCAAGACCCTCACCGCCACCGTCGCCGCAGTCCCGCCCGGTGTCGGCACCCCCACCGGAACGGTCGACTTCTTCGACGGCGCGACATTGCTCGGCACCGGAACACTGACCGCCGGCGTCGCCACCCTCACGACATCCACCCTCGCGGTCGGCACCCACTCCCTCACCGCCGTCTACAGCGGCGACACAGAGTTCACCGGATCCACCTCACCCGTCGACACCCAGACCGTCACCCAAGCCGCCACCACCACAGCACTCGCCTCCGCACCCGACCCCTCCGTGGCAGGCGAGGCCAAAACGCTGACCGCGACCGTCGCCGCGGTCCCGCCAGGAACCGGCACGCCGACCGGCACCGTGGACTTCTTCGACGGCGCGACATTGCTCGGCACCGGGACACTGGTCGCCGGTGTCGCCACCCTCACCACCTCCACCTTGAGTGTCGGTACGCACTCGCTGACGGCCGTGTACTCCGGCGACGCCGACTTCACCGGCTCAACGTCGCCGATCGACACGCAGACCGTCACCCAAGCCGCCACCACCACCGCACTAACCTCCGCACCCGACCCCTCGGTGACCGGGGAAGCAAAGACCCTCACCGCGACCGTCACCGCGGTCCCGCCAGGAACCGGCACCCCGACAGGAACGGTCGACTTCTTCGACGGCGCCACCCTCCTCGGCACCGCAACACTCACCGGTGGCGTCGCCACGCTCACGACAACCGCTCTCGCAGTGGGGACGCACTCGCTGACCGCCGTCTACTCCGGCGACACGGACTTCACCGGCTCAACGTCGCCGATCGACACGCAGACCGTCACCCAAGCCGCCACCACAACTACGCTGACGTCGGCGCCCGATCCCTCAGTTCTCGGCCAGACCAAAACGCTCACCGCGACCGTCGCCGCGGTCCCGCCAGGAGCCGGCACACCGACAGGAACGGTGGACTTCTTCGACGGTGCGACCCTGCTGGGTACGGCGCCTCTGGTCGCCGGGGTCGCGACCCTGACAACCTCGGCCCTCGCCGTGGGGACGCACTCGCTGACCGCCGTCTACTCCGGTGACGCGAACTTCACCGGCTCCACCTCACCCGTGGACACGCAGACGGTTACCCAAGCCGCCACCACCACCGCACTCACCTCCGCACCCGACCCCTCGGTGGCCGGCGAGACAAAGACCCTCACCGCCACCGTCACGGCAGTCCCGCCAGGAACCGGCACACCGACAGGAACGGTCGACTTCTTCGACGGAGCGACGTTGCTCGGGACCGCGACGCTGGCCGGTGGGGTCGCCACCCTCACCACGTCCACGCTGGCAATCGGTACGCACTCGCTGACGGCCGTGTACTCCGGTGACGCCGACTTCACCGGCTCAACGTCGCCGATCGACACGCAGACCGTCACCCAAGCCGCCACCACCACCGCACTAACCTCGGCACCCGATCCCTCGGTGACCGGGGAAGCAAAGACCCTCACCGCGACCGTCACCGCGGTCCCGCCAGGAACCGGCACACCGACAGGAACGGTCGACTTCTTCGACGGAGCGACCCTGCTGGGTACGGCGCCTCTGGCCGCCGGGGTCGCGACCCTGACAACCTCGGCCCTCGCCGTCGGAACGCACTCGCTCACCGCGGTCTACTCCGGCGACACGGACTTCACCGGCTCAACGTCACCCATCGACACACAGACCGTCACCCAAGCCGCCACCACAACCACGCTCACCTCCGCACCCGACCCCTCCGCAGTCGGACAGACCAAAACGCTCACCGCAACCGTCACCCCGACACCCCCAGGAGCCGGCACACCGACAGGAACGGTCGACTTCTTCGACGGCGCCACCCTCCTCGGCACCGCAACACTCACCGGTGGCGTCGCGACATTCACCACCTCCACGCTGGCAATCGGCACGCACTCCCTCACCGCCGTCTACTCCGGCGACGCGAACTTCACCGGCTCCACCTCCCCCGTCGACACCCAGACCGTCACCCAAGCCGCCACCACAACCACGCTCACCTCCGCACCCGACCCCTCCGCAGTCGGACAGACCAAAACGCTCACCGCAACCGTCACCCCGACACCCCCAGGAGCCGGCACACCGACAGGAACGGTCGACTTCTTCGACGGCGCCACCCTCCTCGGTACGGCGCCTCTGGTCGCCGGGGTCGCGACCCTGACAACCTCGGCCCTCGCCGTCGGAACGCACTCGCTCACCGCCGTCTACTCCGGCGACACGGACTTCACCGGCTCAACGTCACCGATCGACACACAGACCGTCACCCAAGCCGCCACCACAACCGCACTCACCTCCGCGCCTGACCCGTCGGTGGCCGGGGAAGCAAAGACCCTCACCGCAACCGTCACCCCGACACCCCCAGGAACCGGCACCCCCACCGGAACCGTCGACTTCTTCGACGGCGCGACATTGCTCGGGACCGCAACACTCACCGGTGGCGTCGCCACCCTCACCACGTCCACGCTGGCAATCGGCACGCACTCCCTCACCGCCGTCTACTCCGGCGACACGGACTTCACCGGCTCAACATCCCCCATCGACACCCAGACCGTCACCCAAGCCGCCACCACAACCGCACTCACCTCCGCACCCGACCCCTCCGTACTCGGCCAGACCAAAACCCTCACCGCAACCGTCACCCCGACACCCCCAGGAACCGGCACCCCCACAGGAACCGTCAGCTTCTTCGACGGAGCCACCCTCCTCGGCACCGCAACACTCACCGGCGGAATCGCCACCCTCACCACCTCCACCCTCACCGTCGGCACCCACTCCCTCACCGCCGTCTACTCCGGCGACGCGAACTTCACCGGATCAACATCCCCCATCGACACACAGACCGTCACCCAAGCCGCCACCACAACCGCACTCACCTCCGCACCCGACCCCTCCGCGGTCGGACAAGCCAAAACCCTCACCGCGACCGTCACCGCGACACCCCCAGGGGCCGGCACGCCCACCGGCACCGTGGACTTCTTCGACGGCGCCACGTTCATCGGGACCGGCACCCTGACCGGCGGCGTGGCGACATTCACCACCTCCACTCTTGCCGCGGGGGTGCACTCCCTGACCGCCGTCTACTCCGGCGACGCGGACTTCACCGGCTCAACATCCCCCGTCGACACGCAGACCGTCACCGCGGCCGGCAGCACCACCGCGCTCACATCGGCGCCCGATCCGTCGGTGTTCGGTCAGGCGAAGACGCTCACCGCGACCGTGACCGCGACACCGCCCGGGGTCGGCACCCCGACCGGCACCGTGGACTTCTTCGACGGGGCCACCCTCCTCGGGACCGCGACGCTGGCCGGTGGGGTCGCCACCCTCACCACCTCCACCCTCACCGTCGGCACCCACTCCCTCACCGCCGTCTACTCCGGCGACGGGAACTTCGCCGGGTCCACTTCGCCGGTCGACACCCAGAGCGTGACGAAGGGCGCGACGTTGACGTCGGTCGGTGCTTCGCCGGACCCGTCGGTCTTCGGACAGCCGAAGACGCTGACAGCGACGGTCACCGCGGTGGCGCCAGCCACGGGGACGCCGACCGGTACGGTCACCTTCTTCGTCGGGGGCATCCCGCAGGCACCCGTTCCCCTGGTCGGCGGCACCGCGACACTGACGACCTCCACCCAACCGGTCGGCACGCGTGCGGTACGCGCCACCTACAACGGAAGCGCCGCTTTCAACGGCTCCACCTCACCCACCATCAGCACCACCGTGACCAAGGCGAATACCACCAGCGCCCTCACCTCGGCGCCGGATCCCTCCGTCTTCGGCCAGACGAAGACACTCACCGCCACCGTCACCGCGGTCCTGCCCGGTGCGGGCACCCCCGCCGGCAGCGTCAGCTTCTTCGACGGCGCCACCCTCCTCGGCACCGCGACACTCAGCGGCGGCGTCGCCACCCTCACCACCACCGCGCTCACCGCGGGCTCGCACTCCCTGACCGCCGTCTACGCGGGCAACGTCAGTTTCAACGGCTCCACCTCACCGGTCGACACCCAGACGGTGAACCCGGCCAACAGCACCACCACGCTGACGTCCGCGCCTGACCCTTCCGTCTTCGGCCAGACGAAGACACTCACCACGACCGTCGCCGCGGTCCTGCCCGGCTCAGGCACCCCCACCGGCACCGTCAGCTTCTTCGACGGAGCCACCCTCCTCGGCACCGCGACACTCAGCGGCGGCGTCGCCACCCTCACCACCACCGCGCTCACCGTCGGGACGCACTCCCTCACGGCGGTCTACGCCGGCAGCGCCGCCTTCAACGGCTCCACCTCACCCGTCGACACCCAGACCGTCACCTCCGCGTCCAGCGCCACCGTGCTGACGTCGGCGCCCGACCCGTCGGTGATCGGCCAGACGAAGACGCTCACCGCCACCGTCACCGCCGTCCTGCCCGGCTCAGGCACCCCCACCGGCACCGTCAGCTTCTTCGACGGAGCCACCCTCCTCGGCACCAGCACCCTCGTCGGCGGCGTCGCCACCCTCACCACCTCCACCCTCACCGTCGGCAGCCACGCCCTCACCGCCGTCTACGCCGGCAGCGCCGCCTTCAACGGCTCCACCTCACCCGTCGACACCCAGAGCGTGACGAAGGGGTCGACGGCAACGGCGGTCAGCGCTTCGCCGGACCCGTCGGTCTTCGGACAGCCGAAGACGTTCACCGCCACGGTCACATCGGTTGCCCCGGCCACGGGAACCCCGACCGGTACGGTCACCTTCTTCATCGGAGGTATCCCCCAGGCGCCCGTACCTCTGGTCGGCGGCACCGCGACACTGACGACCTCCACCCAACCGGTCGGCACACGGACCGTACGCGCCGCGTACAACGGGGACGCCAACTACAACGGCTCGACCTCGCCCACGATCAACACCACCGTGACCAAGGCGGGCACCACCAGCACCCTCACGTCGGCACCCGACCCCTCCGTCTTCGGCCAGACGAAGACGCTCACCGCCACCGTCGCCGCCGTTCCGCCGGGTGCCACTACGCCGGCCGGCACCGTCAGCTTCTTCGACGGCGCCACCCTTCTCGGCACCGCGACACTCAGCGGTGGCGTCGCGACCTTCGCCATCTCCACCCTCGCGGTCGGGACGCACGCCCTGACCTCCGTCTACGCCGGCAACTCCGGCTTCAACGGCTCCACCTCACCGGTCGACACTCAGACCGTCATGTGA